In Polaribacter sp. Hel_I_88, the following proteins share a genomic window:
- a CDS encoding amidohydrolase family protein, with amino-acid sequence MKKILYSLLFFFVLGNVNAQQTPADKQTTAISIEGATAHLGNGEVIENSLIMFNDGKITFVGSAMMKIARQGTIINAKGKHIYPGFIAANATLGLVEIDAVKASDDEDEIGLLNPHIRSLIAYNAESKIVESMRPNGVLMAQITPRGGLVSGTSSVVQLDAWNWEDAALKVDDAIHMNWPGSFTRGRWWLGEDPALKADPKYGENVASIKSYFADAKTYLASNMEKAHLPYQAMKGLYDGSQKLFIHVNGEKEITDAVTTAKEAGIDNIVILRGEGAESVTDLLVKQNVPVVLNRPHRNPNSEDDAYDYTYTIAKKLTDKGVIVGIGMEGQMERMNARNLPFYAGTFAAHGLAKEEALKLITSNAAKILGIEDRVGTLEVGKDATLFISEGDALDMRGNILSKAYIQGRDISLETHQTELWRRYDNKYKSE; translated from the coding sequence ATGAAAAAAATACTATATAGTTTACTGTTTTTCTTTGTATTAGGAAACGTAAACGCACAACAAACGCCAGCAGACAAACAAACCACAGCAATTTCCATAGAAGGTGCCACTGCACATTTAGGAAATGGAGAAGTTATTGAAAACTCATTAATTATGTTTAATGATGGTAAAATAACTTTTGTAGGTTCTGCAATGATGAAAATTGCAAGACAAGGAACTATTATAAATGCGAAAGGAAAGCATATTTATCCAGGTTTTATTGCTGCAAATGCAACCTTAGGTTTGGTTGAAATTGATGCTGTAAAAGCAAGTGATGATGAAGACGAAATTGGTCTTTTAAACCCTCATATTAGAAGTTTAATCGCTTATAATGCAGAGAGTAAAATTGTAGAATCTATGAGACCAAATGGTGTTTTAATGGCACAAATTACACCAAGAGGTGGTTTGGTTTCTGGAACTTCTTCTGTGGTGCAATTAGATGCTTGGAACTGGGAAGATGCTGCTTTAAAGGTAGATGATGCAATCCACATGAATTGGCCAGGAAGTTTTACAAGAGGCAGATGGTGGCTGGGAGAAGATCCTGCATTAAAAGCAGATCCTAAATATGGAGAAAATGTAGCGAGTATAAAATCTTATTTTGCAGATGCTAAAACATATTTAGCAAGCAATATGGAAAAAGCACACCTTCCATACCAAGCAATGAAAGGACTTTATGATGGTTCACAAAAATTATTTATTCATGTTAATGGAGAAAAAGAAATTACAGATGCTGTTACAACTGCCAAAGAAGCTGGTATTGATAATATTGTAATTTTACGAGGAGAAGGTGCAGAAAGTGTTACAGATTTATTGGTAAAACAAAATGTTCCTGTTGTTTTAAACAGACCTCATAGAAACCCAAATTCTGAAGATGACGCCTATGATTATACCTATACAATCGCAAAAAAGTTAACAGATAAAGGTGTTATAGTAGGTATAGGAATGGAAGGACAAATGGAGAGAATGAACGCAAGAAATCTTCCTTTTTATGCTGGTACTTTTGCTGCACATGGTTTGGCAAAAGAAGAAGCTTTAAAATTAATAACATCTAATGCAGCTAAAATTTTAGGAATTGAAGATAGGGTTGGAACCTTAGAAGTTGGTAAAGATGCTACTTTATTTATTTCTGAAGGTGATGCTTTAGATATGAGAGGTAATATTTTATCTAAAGCGTATATTCAAGGTAGAGATATTAGCTTAGAAACACATCAAACTGAATTATGGAGACGTTATGATAACAAATATAAATCAGAATAA
- a CDS encoding amidohydrolase family protein, with amino-acid sequence MKKLFFLLFFLSLSVTQAQDYFPTDSGVKTAENATFAFTNATIYVTPTEIIKKGTLLIKDGKVVSVGKSVKIPDGTTTTNLEGKTIYPSFIDIYTDFGISKPKRASSNSRSTQYDAAREGYYWNDHIRPDTNPLESFNFDTKKAKELIEAGFGAVNTHLHDGIIRGNGLLIALNPNSTNAYRILDTKSAQYLSFDRSVQSRQAYPNSRMGAMALLRQVYNDADWYAKGNMKNKDMALEALNSNKNLIQIFETGNHLDAVRADKVGDEFNIQYTIVGSGDEYERVADIKATNANFIIPIDFSNAYDVSNPLLAQQISLQDMRKWNQEPSNLVVLANNGVNFALTTHKLKSAKSFHKNLQKAIKYGFDKEKALAALTTIPANIIGNSSLGNLKTGSHANFIITSGDIFDGKTTLYENWVQGSKNVVNEIDVKDISGTYMLSLNGKNYDLTISGEGTKQKAAIKLGEDKIKSTFSFKDDWIAINLNEDGNYTRMMGKIINDANVMQGIAYDSEANETSWSASKKVAKEADKKEDDEDEKKEDDVVTVLPVSYPNIGFGNFTQPKSETILIKNVTVWTSEEAGILENTDVLLKDGKIAEIGKNLKARNAVEVDGTGKHLTAGIVDEHSHIATSAVNEGGQNSSAEVTIEDVVDPTDINIYRNISGGTTSAQILHGSANPIGGRSAILKLKWGENAENMIYDDSPKFIKFALGENVKQSRSSNGVRFPQTRMGVEQMFIDYFTRAKEYEAKKKSGKPYRKDTEMETLVEILNGERYISCHSYVQSEINMLMKVADKMGFKVNTFTHILEGYKVADKMAEHGVGGSTFSDWWGYKYEVNDAIPYNASIMHNAGVTVAINSDDREMSRRLNQEAAKTMKYGGMSELEAWKTVTINPAKLLHIDDKVGSIKVGKDADVVLWSDYPMSIYAKVEKTIIDGKVFFDSAEDAKKREAIKQEKSTLINMMLKEKMGGGKTKAPMIRKDRNFGCDTLEELKN; translated from the coding sequence ATGAAAAAACTATTTTTCCTACTCTTTTTCTTGTCGCTTTCAGTTACACAAGCACAAGACTATTTTCCTACGGATTCTGGAGTAAAAACAGCAGAAAATGCAACATTTGCATTTACAAATGCCACCATTTATGTAACACCCACAGAAATCATTAAAAAAGGAACTTTGCTTATTAAAGATGGTAAAGTTGTAAGCGTTGGTAAATCAGTAAAAATTCCTGATGGAACAACAACTACTAATTTAGAAGGCAAAACAATTTATCCATCGTTTATTGATATTTACACAGATTTTGGTATCTCAAAACCAAAAAGAGCTTCAAGCAATTCTAGATCAACACAATATGATGCTGCAAGAGAAGGCTATTATTGGAACGATCATATAAGACCAGACACAAACCCACTAGAATCTTTTAATTTTGATACTAAAAAAGCAAAAGAATTAATAGAAGCTGGTTTTGGTGCCGTAAATACGCATTTACACGATGGTATTATTCGTGGAAATGGGTTGTTGATTGCGTTAAATCCTAACTCAACAAACGCATATAGAATTTTAGATACAAAATCTGCGCAATATTTATCTTTTGATAGAAGTGTGCAGTCAAGACAAGCCTATCCAAATTCAAGAATGGGTGCAATGGCTTTATTACGTCAAGTTTATAATGATGCAGATTGGTATGCAAAAGGCAACATGAAAAATAAAGATATGGCTTTAGAAGCTTTAAACAGCAATAAAAATCTAATCCAAATCTTTGAAACTGGCAATCATTTAGATGCTGTAAGAGCAGATAAAGTTGGTGACGAATTTAATATTCAATATACAATTGTTGGTTCTGGAGACGAATATGAAAGAGTTGCAGATATCAAAGCAACCAATGCAAACTTTATAATTCCAATTGATTTTAGCAATGCTTACGATGTTTCTAATCCACTTTTAGCGCAACAAATTTCTTTGCAAGATATGCGTAAGTGGAATCAAGAACCATCAAACTTAGTTGTTTTAGCTAACAATGGCGTTAATTTCGCTTTAACTACTCATAAATTAAAATCGGCTAAATCTTTTCATAAAAATTTACAAAAAGCCATTAAATATGGTTTTGATAAAGAAAAAGCATTAGCTGCTTTAACTACAATTCCTGCGAATATCATTGGAAATTCATCATTAGGAAACTTAAAAACAGGAAGTCATGCAAACTTTATCATTACTTCTGGAGATATTTTTGATGGAAAAACTACACTTTACGAAAATTGGGTTCAAGGAAGTAAAAATGTTGTAAATGAAATTGATGTAAAAGATATTTCAGGAACGTATATGTTATCATTAAATGGTAAAAATTACGATTTAACAATTTCTGGAGAAGGCACAAAACAAAAAGCAGCAATAAAGTTAGGAGAAGATAAAATAAAATCTACTTTTTCTTTTAAAGATGATTGGATTGCCATCAACCTAAATGAAGATGGTAATTATACAAGAATGATGGGTAAAATTATTAACGACGCTAATGTAATGCAAGGAATTGCTTATGATAGTGAAGCGAATGAAACTTCTTGGTCTGCTAGTAAAAAAGTAGCAAAGGAAGCTGACAAGAAAGAAGATGACGAAGATGAGAAAAAAGAAGATGATGTTGTTACAGTTTTACCTGTAAGTTACCCAAACATTGGTTTTGGAAACTTTACACAACCAAAATCTGAAACTATTTTAATTAAAAATGTCACTGTTTGGACGAGTGAAGAAGCTGGAATTTTAGAAAATACAGATGTACTTTTAAAAGACGGAAAAATCGCTGAAATTGGTAAAAACTTAAAAGCAAGAAATGCTGTTGAAGTTGATGGAACAGGAAAACATTTAACTGCTGGTATTGTAGATGAACATTCACATATTGCAACTTCTGCTGTAAACGAAGGTGGTCAAAATTCATCTGCGGAAGTAACTATTGAAGATGTTGTAGATCCAACAGATATCAACATTTATAGAAATATTTCTGGAGGAACAACTTCTGCTCAAATTTTACATGGTTCTGCAAACCCAATTGGTGGTCGTTCTGCGATTCTTAAATTAAAATGGGGAGAAAATGCAGAAAATATGATTTATGACGATTCGCCTAAATTTATAAAATTTGCTTTAGGAGAAAATGTAAAACAATCTCGTTCTTCAAATGGCGTACGTTTTCCACAAACAAGAATGGGTGTTGAGCAAATGTTTATCGATTATTTTACAAGAGCTAAAGAATATGAAGCTAAAAAGAAATCGGGAAAACCATATAGAAAAGATACTGAAATGGAAACTTTGGTTGAAATTTTAAACGGAGAACGTTATATTTCTTGTCATTCTTATGTACAATCAGAAATTAACATGTTAATGAAAGTTGCTGATAAAATGGGCTTTAAAGTAAATACATTTACTCACATTTTAGAAGGATATAAAGTTGCTGATAAAATGGCTGAACATGGTGTTGGTGGTTCAACTTTCTCTGATTGGTGGGGTTATAAATACGAAGTAAATGATGCTATTCCTTATAATGCTTCAATAATGCACAATGCAGGAGTTACAGTAGCTATTAATTCTGATGACAGAGAAATGTCTAGACGTTTAAACCAAGAAGCAGCAAAAACGATGAAATATGGTGGAATGTCTGAATTAGAAGCTTGGAAAACTGTTACGATTAACCCAGCAAAACTATTACATATTGATGATAAAGTGGGTAGTATTAAAGTTGGTAAAGATGCAGATGTTGTTCTTTGGAGCGATTATCCAATGTCTATCTACGCAAAAGTAGAAAAGACGATTATTGATGGTAAAGTATTTTTTGATAGCGCTGAAGATGCTAAAAAGCGTGAGGCAATTAAGCAAGAAAAAAGTACCTTAATTAATATGATGTTGAAAGAAAAAATGGGTGGTGGAAAAACAAAAGCACCTATGATCAGAAAAGATAGAAATTTTGGATGTGATACTTTAGAAGAACTTAAAAACTAA
- a CDS encoding LETM1 domain-containing protein, which produces MKTVDEIKILLQRNKLRLYKELSESKEAMYLIKKSTHSKLSPEEKIKIKLQLLDICKSIPALAVFLLPGGALLLPLLIKLIPDILPSAFREDFPKPENK; this is translated from the coding sequence ATGAAAACTGTAGACGAAATTAAAATTTTACTGCAAAGAAATAAACTAAGATTATATAAAGAATTGTCTGAAAGTAAAGAGGCAATGTATTTAATCAAAAAATCTACACACTCAAAATTATCTCCAGAAGAAAAAATAAAAATAAAGTTACAGCTGTTAGATATTTGTAAATCTATCCCAGCATTAGCCGTTTTTTTATTACCTGGAGGTGCATTATTATTACCACTTTTAATCAAGCTAATTCCAGATATTTTGCCTTCTGCATTTCGAGAAGATTTTCCAAAACCAGAAAATAAATAA
- the typA gene encoding translational GTPase TypA, translated as MHEIRNIAIIAHVDHGKTTLVDKIIDQAKILDERKERTDLLLDNNDLERERGITILSKNVSVNYKDTKINVIDTPGHADFGGEVERVLKMADGVLLLVDAFEGPMPQTRFVLGKALELGLTPIVVVNKVDKENCTPDIVHEKVFDLMFALEATEEQLDFTTIYGSAKNNWMSTDWKNQTEDIVPLLDAVLESIPATKYNEGTPQMQITSLDFSKFTGRIAIGRVFRGDLEVGKDYSLCKADGTIKKVRIKELHVFEGMGKVQVEKVPCGDICAITGLEDFEIGDTIADLENPEALPRTEIDQPTMSMLFTINNSPFFGKEGKFVTSRHLRDRLFKELEKNLALKVETTDSEDKFNVFGRGVLHLSVLIETMRREGYELQVGRPQVIIKEIDGKKHEPMETLSIDVPEDMASKAINLVSLRKGDMLVMEPKGDLQHLEFSIPSRGLIGLRNKILTATGGTAIINHRFSEYGPYKGDFTEEVKGAIVSSAAGKATAYALNRLQDRGVFFIDINQEIYIGQVIGENSKSDDMAVNLIKGKQLTNMRKSGTDDAMKIAPKVDFSLEENMEYIKADEYLEVTPSSLRMRKINFKA; from the coding sequence ATGCACGAAATTAGAAACATCGCAATTATTGCTCACGTTGATCATGGAAAAACAACGTTAGTAGACAAGATAATAGACCAAGCAAAAATCTTAGACGAACGTAAAGAGCGTACAGATTTATTGTTAGATAATAACGATTTAGAACGTGAAAGAGGAATTACCATTCTTTCTAAAAACGTATCTGTAAATTACAAAGACACAAAAATTAACGTAATTGATACTCCTGGTCACGCCGATTTTGGAGGAGAAGTAGAGCGTGTACTAAAAATGGCTGATGGTGTTTTATTATTAGTAGATGCTTTTGAAGGGCCAATGCCACAAACTCGTTTTGTATTAGGTAAAGCCTTAGAATTAGGATTAACTCCTATTGTAGTTGTAAATAAAGTAGATAAAGAAAACTGTACTCCAGATATCGTTCACGAAAAAGTATTCGATTTAATGTTTGCTTTAGAAGCAACTGAAGAACAATTAGATTTTACAACAATTTATGGTTCTGCAAAAAATAACTGGATGTCTACAGATTGGAAAAACCAAACTGAAGATATCGTTCCTTTATTAGATGCAGTATTAGAATCTATACCAGCAACAAAATACAATGAGGGGACTCCACAAATGCAAATTACTTCTTTAGATTTTTCTAAATTTACAGGAAGAATTGCAATTGGACGTGTTTTTAGAGGAGACTTAGAAGTTGGTAAAGATTATAGCTTATGTAAAGCAGATGGTACTATCAAAAAAGTAAGAATCAAAGAATTACACGTTTTTGAAGGAATGGGTAAAGTACAAGTAGAAAAAGTTCCTTGTGGAGATATTTGTGCAATTACTGGTTTAGAAGATTTTGAAATTGGAGATACTATTGCAGATTTAGAAAATCCAGAAGCATTACCAAGAACAGAAATTGATCAACCTACAATGAGTATGTTGTTTACAATTAACAACTCTCCTTTCTTTGGTAAAGAAGGTAAATTTGTAACTTCTCGTCACTTAAGAGATCGTTTATTTAAAGAATTAGAAAAAAACTTAGCATTAAAAGTAGAAACTACAGATAGTGAAGATAAATTTAACGTTTTTGGACGTGGAGTTTTACACTTATCAGTATTAATCGAAACAATGCGTAGAGAAGGTTATGAATTACAAGTGGGAAGACCACAAGTAATTATTAAAGAAATAGATGGCAAAAAACACGAGCCAATGGAAACATTGTCTATTGATGTACCAGAAGATATGGCTTCTAAAGCTATTAACTTAGTTTCTTTAAGAAAAGGAGATATGTTAGTAATGGAGCCAAAAGGAGATTTACAACATTTAGAATTTTCGATCCCTTCAAGAGGTTTAATTGGTTTAAGAAACAAAATTTTAACGGCAACTGGTGGTACAGCAATTATTAACCACAGATTTAGTGAATATGGTCCTTATAAAGGCGATTTTACTGAAGAAGTAAAAGGAGCAATTGTTTCTTCTGCAGCAGGTAAAGCAACAGCTTACGCTTTAAACCGTTTACAAGATAGAGGTGTTTTCTTTATTGACATTAACCAAGAAATTTATATTGGTCAGGTAATTGGAGAAAACAGTAAATCTGATGATATGGCTGTAAACTTAATAAAAGGAAAGCAATTAACAAACATGCGTAAATCTGGTACAGATGATGCTATGAAAATTGCTCCAAAAGTAGATTTCTCTTTAGAAGAAAATATGGAATATATTAAAGCTGATGAGTACTTAGAAGTAACTCCTTCAAGCTTGCGTATGCGTAAAATTAATTTTAAAGCATAG
- a CDS encoding DUF3810 domain-containing protein, with translation MKWNKTHIFLAIFLPIQVFLLQILAKNPTFVERYYSNGIYPVISSFFRIIFGWIPFSVGDLLLAFGVFVFFRFLYRLIKTRFRNFIPKIIHVFAVFSVIYFCFYLFWGFNYYREPLAKNLEYQQKEYTSAQLTKVTEHIIKQLNFYQHKITQNDSLKVDNPYQSKEMYNLALDGYDNLAKDFPQLKYQYTSVKSSLMSWLQSYNGTSGYLNPLTGEAQVNDRVPKTSYPTTTCHEMAHQIGFAAENEANFVGFLAANYNNDVYFKYASYRMAFGYCISEIRKRDSEKSKELWKTVNKGIFKDFNASYDFWEQYKNPFEPLVKKGYNAYLKANNQDKGVESYNYVVDLLISYFENSGQL, from the coding sequence ATGAAATGGAATAAGACTCATATTTTTTTAGCAATTTTTCTGCCAATTCAAGTTTTTCTACTGCAAATTTTGGCAAAAAACCCCACATTTGTAGAACGTTATTATTCCAATGGAATTTACCCAGTCATTTCCTCTTTTTTTAGAATTATATTCGGTTGGATTCCTTTTTCGGTTGGAGATCTTTTATTGGCTTTTGGTGTGTTTGTTTTCTTTCGTTTTTTATACAGATTGATAAAAACACGATTCAGAAATTTTATTCCGAAAATAATTCATGTTTTTGCTGTTTTCTCTGTTATTTATTTTTGCTTTTATCTTTTCTGGGGATTCAATTATTACAGAGAACCTTTGGCAAAAAACTTAGAATATCAACAAAAAGAATATACTTCAGCACAACTTACAAAAGTTACTGAACACATTATTAAACAGCTAAATTTTTATCAACATAAAATAACACAAAACGATTCGTTAAAAGTTGATAATCCTTATCAGTCAAAAGAAATGTACAACCTTGCTCTTGATGGTTATGATAACTTAGCAAAAGATTTTCCGCAATTAAAATATCAATATACATCTGTAAAAAGTTCGTTGATGAGTTGGTTGCAAAGTTATAATGGCACATCTGGTTATTTAAATCCTTTAACTGGAGAAGCTCAAGTAAATGATAGAGTCCCTAAAACAAGTTATCCAACAACTACTTGTCATGAAATGGCGCATCAAATTGGATTTGCAGCTGAAAATGAAGCCAATTTTGTCGGTTTTTTAGCTGCCAATTATAATAACGATGTTTATTTTAAATATGCAAGTTATAGAATGGCATTTGGATATTGCATTTCCGAAATCAGAAAACGAGACAGCGAAAAATCAAAAGAACTTTGGAAAACCGTAAACAAAGGAATTTTTAAAGATTTTAATGCGAGTTACGATTTTTGGGAACAATACAAAAACCCTTTTGAACCATTAGTTAAGAAAGGTTACAACGCTTATTTAAAGGCAAACAACCAAGATAAAGGAGTAGAATCTTATAATTATGTGGTGGATTTGTTAATTTCTTATTTTGAGAACTCTGGTCAACTTTGA
- a CDS encoding proline dehydrogenase family protein has protein sequence MKLFDNTQVAFALKTDSQLERAYFLFRMIQNQPMVRIGSAVTNFALKAHLPIEGLIRSTVFDHFCGGVTEEDCLPIIDNMHKNGNVHSVLDYSVEGKDQEQSFDGALEKILKILNFCEEKKSIPFAVFKPTGFGRFALYQKKSEGKELTQKEQDEWSRIEARFHKVCKAALDKDVPLLIDAEESWMQKAADELIEELMEAYNTKKAIVFNTLQMYRHDRFEYLKDLHKKAQEKDFHVGMKVVRGAYMEKERERAEEKGYPSPICINKKATDENYDAATKYMMENPKMTLFVGTHNEDSSYLVMELAKQNNVQKDDRRLWFGQLFGMSDHISYNLANEGYNVAKYLPFGPVRDVMPYLIRRAEENTSVAGQTSRELNLLKAERKRRKLS, from the coding sequence ATGAAACTTTTTGACAATACTCAAGTTGCTTTTGCTTTAAAAACAGATTCTCAATTAGAACGCGCTTATTTTTTGTTTAGAATGATACAAAATCAGCCAATGGTTAGAATTGGAAGTGCTGTAACCAATTTTGCATTAAAAGCACACTTGCCTATTGAGGGTTTAATTCGTTCTACTGTATTTGATCATTTTTGTGGTGGAGTAACAGAGGAAGATTGTTTACCAATTATAGATAATATGCACAAAAACGGAAATGTGCATAGTGTATTAGATTATTCTGTAGAAGGGAAAGATCAAGAACAAAGTTTTGATGGCGCTTTAGAAAAAATTCTTAAAATTCTTAATTTTTGTGAAGAGAAAAAATCGATTCCTTTTGCAGTTTTTAAACCAACAGGTTTTGGACGCTTTGCTTTGTATCAAAAAAAATCTGAAGGAAAAGAATTAACTCAAAAAGAGCAAGATGAGTGGAGTAGAATAGAAGCACGTTTTCATAAAGTGTGTAAAGCTGCTTTAGATAAAGATGTACCTTTGTTAATTGATGCAGAAGAAAGTTGGATGCAAAAAGCAGCAGATGAGTTAATTGAAGAATTAATGGAAGCTTATAACACCAAAAAAGCCATTGTTTTTAATACATTACAAATGTATAGACATGATAGATTTGAGTATTTAAAAGACTTGCACAAAAAAGCACAAGAAAAAGATTTTCATGTGGGTATGAAAGTGGTAAGAGGTGCTTATATGGAAAAAGAAAGAGAAAGAGCAGAAGAGAAAGGCTACCCATCACCAATTTGCATCAACAAAAAAGCCACAGATGAAAATTATGATGCAGCCACAAAATACATGATGGAAAATCCAAAAATGACTTTATTTGTAGGCACACATAATGAAGATAGTTCTTATTTAGTTATGGAATTGGCAAAACAAAATAACGTTCAAAAAGATGATCGTAGACTTTGGTTTGGTCAATTATTTGGTATGAGCGATCATATTAGTTACAACCTAGCAAACGAAGGTTATAATGTTGCCAAATATTTACCTTTTGGTCCTGTTAGAGATGTAATGCCTTATTTAATTAGAAGAGCAGAAGAAAATACCTCTGTAGCTGGACAAACAAGTAGGGAATTAAATCTTTTAAAAGCGGAACGTAAACGCAGAAAACTATCATGA
- the dnaB gene encoding replicative DNA helicase, with protein sequence MEKTNTVAGKKIDKARIISLEKGKIPPQAVELEEAVLGAMMIDKKGIDDVIDVLSADAFYDQKHQEIYAAIYQLFQNSEPIDILTVSNLLKKNGKLEFVGGDFALIRLTQKVASSAHIEFHARIILQKYIQRKLISISSEIIENAYDESTDVFDLLDDAEAKLFEVTQGNLKKSSEDAGSLVKQALTKIQEIGNQEGMSGLETGFTKLDALTSGWQPSDLVIIAARPGMGKTAFVISMAKNMAIDFGHGVAVFSLEMSSVQLITRMISSETGLTSEKLRKGNLEAHEWEQLNVKVKRLSDAPIFIDDTPSLSVFDLRAKARRLVSQHNVKIIVIDYLQLMTAGGKAGGNREQEISMISRNLKALAKELSVPVIALSQLSRAVETRGGSKRPLLSDLRESGAIEQDADIVSFIFRPEYYGMTEWDDDEHTPCEGQGEFIVAKHRNGGLDNIRLKFTGHLAKFSDLEEGFSSEFQSSMNADFPEDPFAGEGGIDPKDAFGDDVPF encoded by the coding sequence ATGGAAAAAACGAATACTGTAGCAGGCAAAAAGATAGATAAAGCAAGAATTATTAGTCTTGAAAAAGGTAAAATTCCCCCACAGGCAGTGGAGTTGGAAGAGGCTGTGCTTGGAGCCATGATGATTGACAAAAAAGGGATTGATGATGTAATTGATGTATTAAGTGCAGATGCTTTTTACGATCAAAAGCATCAAGAAATTTATGCTGCAATTTATCAATTATTTCAAAATTCTGAACCAATTGATATCTTAACAGTATCTAATTTGTTGAAAAAGAATGGAAAGCTAGAATTTGTTGGTGGCGATTTTGCGTTGATTCGTTTAACTCAAAAAGTAGCATCTTCTGCACATATTGAGTTTCATGCCAGAATCATTTTACAAAAATATATTCAACGTAAATTGATTTCCATATCATCAGAAATTATAGAAAATGCGTATGATGAAAGTACAGATGTTTTTGATTTATTAGACGATGCTGAAGCAAAGCTTTTTGAAGTTACACAAGGTAATTTAAAAAAGAGTTCAGAAGATGCTGGGTCTCTTGTAAAACAAGCCTTAACTAAAATTCAAGAAATTGGTAACCAAGAAGGAATGTCTGGTTTGGAAACTGGTTTTACCAAATTAGATGCGTTAACTTCTGGGTGGCAACCTTCTGATTTAGTGATTATTGCAGCAAGGCCAGGTATGGGAAAAACCGCTTTTGTAATTTCGATGGCAAAAAATATGGCAATCGATTTTGGTCATGGAGTTGCCGTTTTTTCTTTAGAGATGTCTTCTGTTCAGTTGATTACGCGTATGATTTCTTCAGAAACAGGTTTAACATCAGAAAAATTAAGGAAAGGAAATTTAGAAGCACATGAATGGGAGCAATTAAATGTAAAAGTTAAGAGATTATCTGACGCTCCAATTTTTATTGATGATACACCATCGCTTTCTGTATTTGATTTACGTGCAAAAGCAAGACGTTTGGTTTCGCAACATAATGTAAAAATTATTGTAATTGATTATTTACAATTAATGACAGCTGGAGGAAAAGCTGGTGGAAACAGAGAACAAGAAATCTCTATGATTTCTAGAAACTTAAAAGCTTTAGCAAAAGAATTATCTGTACCAGTAATTGCACTTTCTCAGTTATCGAGAGCCGTTGAAACACGTGGAGGATCTAAAAGACCTTTATTATCTGATTTACGTGAATCTGGAGCTATTGAGCAGGATGCAGATATTGTGAGTTTTATTTTTAGACCAGAATATTATGGAATGACAGAATGGGATGATGATGAACATACACCTTGTGAAGGTCAAGGAGAATTTATTGTGGCAAAACACAGAAATGGTGGTTTAGATAATATTCGTTTGAAATTTACAGGACATTTAGCAAAATTCTCTGATTTAGAAGAAGGTTTTAGTTCGGAATTCCAATCTTCTATGAACGCTGATTTTCCAGAAGATCCTTTTGCAGGTGAAGGAGGCATTGATCCTAAAGATGCTTTTGGAGATGATGTGCCTTTTTAG